The proteins below are encoded in one region of Streptomyces roseirectus:
- a CDS encoding flavin reductase family protein: MRVDYSPDSLGTAAFYRLLTAVVVPRPIAWVSTLTADGTTANLAPHSFFSVASTDPPVVQFTSVGRKDTLRNVEATREFVVNLAPEPLFEQINLTATDFPSGEGEFDAVGIAREPSLKVKAPRVAASPVALECRLHSTLGIGNSTLVLGEVIHAVVDEEALVDGHPDIHRLRPLARLGRNEWGLLGEIRDLPRVPYRDWPRS; encoded by the coding sequence ATGCGTGTCGACTACTCGCCCGACTCCCTGGGCACCGCGGCCTTCTACCGGCTGCTCACCGCCGTCGTCGTCCCCCGGCCGATCGCCTGGGTCTCCACCCTGACGGCGGACGGGACGACGGCCAACCTGGCCCCGCACTCGTTCTTCAGTGTCGCCTCCACCGACCCGCCGGTCGTCCAGTTCACCTCCGTGGGCCGCAAGGACACCCTGCGCAACGTCGAGGCGACCCGCGAGTTCGTCGTCAACCTCGCGCCCGAACCGCTCTTCGAGCAGATCAACCTGACCGCGACCGACTTCCCCTCAGGCGAGGGCGAGTTCGACGCGGTCGGCATCGCCCGCGAGCCCTCCCTGAAGGTCAAGGCGCCCCGCGTCGCCGCCTCCCCCGTCGCCCTGGAGTGCCGTCTGCACTCCACCCTCGGCATCGGCAACTCCACGCTCGTCCTCGGCGAGGTGATCCACGCGGTCGTCGACGAGGAGGCGCTGGTCGACGGCCACCCCGACATCCACCGACTCCGCCCCCTGGCCCGTCTCGGCCGCAACGAATGGGGCCTCCTGGGCGAGATCCGGGACCTGCCCCGCGTCCCGTACCGGGACTGGCCCAGGAGCTGA
- a CDS encoding VWA domain-containing protein yields MTGELTDDAYDNRRQVLYWRLLARLFDPEERPALESASLAVVEDIGLPPALLDPQASVDSVVQRHPALAEEFDGLMVAEETGGERDRAAEVRRAALVSKVLLNVFATGSGAVGAGQLARWQADAGWLERALGRAPGHLRGGRAAAPTGTGVGGPTPDLSRLIPPIGPELGAIEADLVSRMHLREVLADPQLAARLTPSMSLIEQLLRDKNNLDGVALANAKALIRRFVDEVAEVLRTQVEKATVGAIDRSVPPKRVFRNLDLDRTIWKNLTNYSPEEERLYVDRLYYRHTARKTTPQRLIVVVDQSGSMVDSMVNCTILASIFAGLPKVDVHLIAYDTQALDLTPWVHDPFETLLRTKLGGGTDGTVAMALAQPKVAEPRNTVVVWISDFYEWHEAPLFDSMAALHRSGVKFIPVGSVTSSGRGSVNPWFRERFKDQGTPVISGHIRKLVHELKNFLT; encoded by the coding sequence ATGACCGGAGAACTCACCGACGACGCGTACGACAACCGCAGGCAGGTCCTGTACTGGCGGCTCCTCGCCCGCCTCTTCGACCCCGAGGAGCGGCCCGCGCTGGAGTCCGCGAGCCTCGCCGTCGTCGAGGACATCGGGCTGCCGCCCGCGCTGCTCGACCCGCAGGCGTCCGTCGACTCGGTCGTCCAGCGCCACCCCGCGCTCGCGGAGGAGTTCGACGGGCTGATGGTCGCCGAGGAGACCGGTGGCGAACGCGACCGGGCCGCCGAGGTGCGGCGCGCGGCGCTGGTGTCGAAGGTGCTGCTGAACGTGTTCGCGACCGGCTCCGGAGCCGTCGGCGCCGGACAGCTCGCACGCTGGCAGGCGGACGCCGGATGGCTGGAACGGGCGCTGGGCCGCGCCCCCGGGCACCTGCGCGGCGGCCGGGCAGCCGCCCCGACCGGGACCGGCGTCGGCGGCCCCACGCCCGACCTGAGCCGGCTGATCCCGCCCATCGGGCCCGAACTCGGCGCCATCGAGGCCGACCTGGTCAGCCGCATGCACCTGCGGGAAGTCCTCGCCGACCCCCAGCTCGCCGCCCGGCTCACCCCCAGCATGTCCCTGATCGAACAGCTCCTGCGCGACAAGAACAACCTCGACGGCGTCGCCCTCGCCAACGCGAAGGCGCTCATCCGCAGGTTCGTCGACGAGGTCGCCGAGGTGCTGCGCACGCAGGTCGAGAAGGCGACCGTCGGCGCGATCGACCGCTCGGTCCCGCCCAAACGGGTCTTCCGCAACCTCGACCTCGACCGCACGATCTGGAAGAACCTCACCAACTACAGCCCCGAGGAGGAACGGCTCTACGTCGACCGCCTCTACTACCGGCACACCGCCCGCAAGACCACGCCGCAGCGCCTGATCGTCGTCGTGGACCAGTCGGGCTCCATGGTCGACTCGATGGTCAACTGCACCATCCTCGCCTCGATCTTCGCCGGGCTGCCCAAGGTGGACGTCCACCTCATCGCCTACGACACACAGGCCCTCGACCTGACCCCGTGGGTGCACGACCCGTTCGAGACGCTGCTGCGCACCAAACTCGGCGGCGGCACTGACGGCACCGTCGCCATGGCGCTCGCGCAGCCGAAGGTCGCCGAGCCCCGCAACACGGTCGTCGTGTGGATCTCCGACTTCTACGAATGGCACGAGGCGCCCCTGTTCGACAGCATGGCCGCCCTCCACCGCTCGGGCGTCAAGTTCATCCCCGTCGGCTCGGTGACCAGCTCCGGGCGCGGCAGCGTCAACCCCTGGTTCCGCGAGCGGTTCAAGGACCAGGGCACGCCGGTGATCTCCGGGCACATACGCAAGCTCGTCCACGAGCTGAAGAACTTCCTCACCTGA
- a CDS encoding ATP-binding protein → MSDLLRAPAELKYAEELDWLESVDDSPKPFTWRLSPKMIRLFVLGSERADGLEREISQKWFGDRAIVERAIVTLASDRGLLLIGDPGTGKSWLAELLAAAICRTSTLVVQGTAGTTEDHIKYSWNVSQVIAKGQSRESMIPSPIMTAMESGAIGRVEELTRSTSDVQDALISILSEKYISVPELDSDNIVFAKPGFSVIATANSRDRGVNDLSSALKRRFNFVRIPVVTNKKSEAEIVRFRTEELLRRHQIELDVPPTLLDVLLQSFADLRASSAAAGSDDEKLESALSTAEQIGVLEDAILHSNFFGERALTARTLASSLVGSLARRAPEDLAILNKYLHGVVEPRGKDEGGSWPEFLEGGRDAIATLS, encoded by the coding sequence ATGTCCGACCTGCTGCGCGCCCCCGCCGAACTCAAGTACGCCGAAGAGCTGGACTGGCTGGAGTCCGTCGACGACAGCCCCAAGCCGTTCACCTGGCGCCTGTCGCCCAAGATGATCCGCCTGTTCGTCCTCGGCTCCGAGCGGGCCGACGGCCTGGAGCGGGAGATCTCCCAGAAGTGGTTCGGCGACCGCGCCATCGTCGAGCGGGCGATCGTCACCCTCGCCTCCGACCGCGGGCTCCTGCTCATCGGCGACCCCGGCACCGGCAAGAGCTGGCTCGCCGAACTCCTGGCCGCCGCGATCTGCCGTACCTCCACCCTCGTCGTCCAGGGCACCGCCGGAACGACCGAGGACCACATCAAGTACTCCTGGAACGTCTCCCAGGTCATCGCCAAGGGCCAGTCCCGCGAGTCGATGATCCCCTCGCCGATCATGACCGCGATGGAGAGCGGCGCGATCGGGCGCGTGGAGGAACTGACCCGCTCCACCAGCGACGTCCAGGACGCGCTGATCTCGATCCTCTCCGAGAAGTACATCTCCGTCCCCGAACTCGACAGCGACAACATCGTGTTCGCCAAGCCCGGCTTCTCCGTCATCGCCACCGCCAACAGCCGCGACCGGGGCGTCAACGACCTCTCCTCCGCGCTCAAGCGGCGCTTCAACTTCGTCCGCATCCCCGTCGTCACGAACAAGAAGAGCGAGGCCGAGATCGTCCGCTTCCGCACGGAAGAACTCCTGCGGCGCCACCAGATCGAACTCGACGTCCCGCCGACCCTGCTGGACGTCCTGCTGCAGAGCTTCGCCGACCTGCGCGCGTCCTCGGCCGCCGCCGGCAGCGACGACGAGAAGCTGGAGTCCGCGCTGTCCACCGCCGAGCAGATCGGCGTCCTGGAGGACGCGATCCTGCACAGCAACTTCTTCGGCGAGCGCGCCCTCACCGCGCGCACGCTGGCGTCCTCCCTCGTCGGCTCCCTCGCCCGGCGCGCGCCCGAGGACCTGGCCATCCTCAACAAGTACCTGCACGGCGTCGTCGAGCCGCGCGGCAAGGACGAGGGCGGCTCCTGGCCCGAATTCCTCGAAGGCGGGCGCGACGCGATCGCGACCCTGTCGTGA
- a CDS encoding alpha/beta fold hydrolase translates to MNSPAREGTLPVPGATLHYEVRGAGPPALLLAGGNSDAAVFTALANALATDHRVISCDPRGNSRSALTGPPADQRIEEHGDDIGRLLDHLVPDGEPVRIFGSCSGSLAALHFASAHPERVAALIVHEPPSFGLLPDADEHLALVERVGVTLEREGEAAAMDALSALFGGRPAPDLPEAHDNTRFFLAHMLRPSATHLPDLTAAAPLTGRLAVAGGEGSRDQTIHRPALELAARLGLKLVEFPGGHAGYARYPREFADRLRSVFAEPAG, encoded by the coding sequence ATGAATTCACCCGCGCGCGAGGGCACGCTCCCGGTCCCGGGCGCGACCCTCCACTACGAGGTACGCGGCGCCGGCCCGCCCGCCCTCCTGCTCGCGGGCGGCAACTCGGACGCGGCGGTCTTCACCGCCCTCGCAAACGCGCTGGCGACCGACCACCGGGTCATCTCCTGCGACCCGCGCGGCAATTCACGCAGCGCCCTCACCGGCCCCCCGGCCGACCAGCGGATCGAGGAGCACGGCGACGACATCGGCCGTCTCCTCGACCACCTCGTCCCGGACGGCGAACCGGTGCGGATCTTCGGCAGTTGCTCGGGCTCCCTGGCCGCCCTGCACTTCGCGTCCGCGCACCCGGAGCGCGTCGCCGCCCTGATCGTCCACGAGCCGCCCTCGTTCGGCCTGTTACCCGACGCGGACGAGCATCTGGCGCTCGTGGAGAGGGTGGGCGTGACGCTGGAGCGGGAGGGCGAAGCCGCCGCGATGGACGCGCTGTCGGCGCTGTTCGGCGGACGCCCGGCCCCCGACCTCCCGGAGGCCCACGACAACACGCGTTTCTTCCTCGCCCACATGCTCCGCCCCTCCGCCACCCATCTCCCCGACCTCACCGCCGCCGCCCCGCTCACCGGCCGCCTGGCCGTCGCGGGCGGCGAGGGTTCCCGCGACCAGACCATCCACCGCCCGGCCCTGGAACTCGCCGCCCGACTCGGCCTGAAACTGGTCGAGTTCCCGGGCGGCCACGCCGGATACGCAAGGTATCCACGGGAGTTCGCGGACCGGCTGCGGTCGGTCTTCGCGGAGCCGGCCGGCTGA
- a CDS encoding GNAT family N-acetyltransferase has protein sequence MVEGEVPARVRGVWERLAGAEFPDAGETRVVVSPGSRLCPPSWTGAVRIGDAVLIIVPSARVARRLPLDFDTLRSAPEVLGPAILSYLPHATTPPTTATPHGDLRTLLSAASPRDIAESCITDVDSPLFAVHDGPRVLAAAGYATWPASTAHLCVLTAPAARGRGLAGEVALVAVEHALRAGLLPQWRARLQASRRVAVKLGFREVGEQVSARLGEG, from the coding sequence GTGGTTGAGGGCGAGGTGCCGGCGCGGGTTCGGGGTGTGTGGGAGCGGCTTGCGGGCGCGGAGTTCCCCGATGCCGGTGAGACGCGCGTCGTCGTGTCGCCCGGCTCGCGGCTCTGTCCGCCGTCCTGGACGGGGGCCGTCCGCATCGGCGACGCGGTTCTGATCATCGTCCCTTCCGCGCGCGTGGCGCGGCGTCTGCCCCTGGACTTCGACACGCTCCGGTCGGCCCCCGAGGTGCTGGGCCCGGCGATCCTCAGCTACCTCCCCCACGCCACCACCCCTCCCACGACAGCCACCCCCCACGGCGACCTCCGCACCCTCCTGTCCGCCGCAAGCCCCCGAGACATCGCCGAGAGCTGCATCACCGACGTCGACTCACCCCTCTTCGCCGTCCACGACGGCCCCCGCGTCCTCGCCGCCGCCGGTTACGCGACCTGGCCCGCCTCCACGGCCCACCTCTGCGTCCTGACGGCCCCGGCCGCCCGAGGCCGGGGCCTGGCCGGTGAAGTCGCCTTGGTCGCCGTCGAACACGCCCTGCGGGCAGGGTTGTTGCCGCAGTGGCGGGCGCGGCTCCAGGCGTCCCGGAGGGTGGCGGTGAAGCTGGGGTTCAGGGAGGTGGGGGAGCAGGTGAGTGCGCGGCTGGGGGAGGGGTGA